In Candidatus Paceibacterota bacterium, the DNA window CTGCCGCCGAGAGGTTGACACCGCCCACCGCTTGAATGGCAAAGGTGTACCGAATGTTCTCGTCGAGAGTGGAGTCGGTATAGGTGTGGCCCGTGAACCCACTCCAGCAAGGGGGCACAGTGGCGACTACCAACCAGTTCAAGCCGTCCGCGGTGCGGGCGATGCGGTTAGCGGTGGCAGTCACGGCGTTGTCGGTCCACGTCAATTGCACTTCGGTATCTGACACTGCTGTTGCGGTGGCGGCCGTGGGAGCCTGCAGCCATATATACTTCGTGTCCGGCGCAGCCGGCTCCGAATAATCGGAAGAGTTTGAGCTGTTAGCGGCTTTGACGCGATAAAAGTAGGCGGTGCTGGTGTTAAAGGAGTTGTCGACGTAGGAGATCGTATTGGCCGGGAGCGATGCCGCGAGAATCACCCACCCGTTGATATTATCCCAGCGCTCGACCGAATAGCTGGTTTCGCTCTGGGAGTTATCCAGCCAATAAACCGTGGCCCGCACAGCCGAATTCGAATAAACACAGATGCTGAGCGGGGTGCCCAGTTTTGTGTTGGCGGAAGCCACAGCGGAGGGCGGCGAGGCGTTGGTACCGAAGGCGCTTCGAGTGCGATAATAATACAAAGTGCCCTCCGACAGGCCGCAGTCAGACCATGCAGTCGAATCAGGTGGAACAGCCGTCGTGCTGGTTGTCCAAACAACCGAGTCGGTGGAACGCTCCACTCTCAAGTCCGAGGCGCCCGCCGCGTTGTTGGTCCATGAAAGCTGAATTGTCGAGCTGCTGACGGAGGTTGCCGCCAACCCGGAAGGCGACACCAAAGACAACGCGGAGCTTGCAAGCGCGTCCGTATAGGCTGAATCGGTTGCTCCTTTGCCGCACTTGATACGGTAATAAAAGGTCGAGCCTGAACCAAGCCCCGAGTTGGTGTAGGAGGTAGAAGTTGGGGCAAGGTTGTTGGCAAGCACGGTCCAGTTGGCGGCATCAGGCGAGCGTTCGACAACGATCCGAGAGGCGTCGGACGCAAGGTTCACCCAACTCAGGATGACGGAGTTGCTGGAGCCGGTCATGGCCGTGAAGAGAGCGGGCATGGAAACGGAAGTGCCCGACAAAGCCGCCAGCGCCCGGGTGCCTGCCGGCGTGGAATACGAGCGATAATTGCTGTTAGAAGGATCGATGGCTCCCACCCTAAAGAAATGCCCCGCGGCGTTGGCAAGGTTCGAGACAGTATAACTGGACGAGTTGGCTGGCGCGGACCAATAATTGTACCAGTTATTCCCGCCATCGGCCGACCATTCGATGATGTAGCTGGCTTCGGTTTTCGAGACATCGATCCACGTCAGGCGGATTGATGTGTCGCTTTGAGCGGTGGCGCGGAGGGTGGAGGGGGTCCGCGGATAGGTCCGCACAGGGACGGGCGCGGAGTAGTAGTTGGACGGCCACGCGCTGCCGGCAGGCTTGATGCGGTAACAAAACCAGCTTTGTTCCGCCTGGGTGTTCGTATAACTGGTGGCGTTCCCGTCGAGGTTGGCCAGGGTAGAGAAGCTCGTGTTATCCTCACTGATCTCGATGGTCCATCCGGCCTGGCCCAGACCGGGATTTTTCCAGTACAGCACGGCCCGATTGTCAACAGCGCTGCCCCGAAGGCCGAAATCTTTTCCCTGTGCGATCACCCAGTTGCGAGAATCATAAAAGACGGCGTTTGTTCCATCCCGCACGGAAAGCTCGCCCCCGACTGGTTGCGACATCCAGGGATTCTGGAGCTGCGGGCAGTTGTATTTGCGGGCGATGTTCACGTTTGTGCCATTGACGAAGGAATCGCCGGCGAGTGTTTTTTGCAGGGTGTTTCCGAAGCGATCTGTATAGACGATGGTCTGTTGATTTGAGCCCGTAAGCACGGGCGGGCCGCGCTGAAGGATCGCTGCACGAAAGGCGGCCAACCGTTCCTGCGGGGTGTTGCCGGGGAACTCCTCCGGCAAGGCAGTTTCCAGCGCCATGCCCGCCATGCCGTTGGCCGCGTTTTTATAGACGCGAAATTCGCTGTCGCCCTGTTTGTACGCCGAGTACTGGGTGAAGGGCACAGTGGAAAGATCCCAGGCAAACGGTTCCATCGCGCTGATGGCGATGAGAACATTGTTGTTGTAGGCAAGGTACAACCGGCCATCCGTGCGGCTGTCATTGATCACCGCCTGGTAACTGCCAGGAACGAAACAAAGCAAATAAGGATAGAAGTTCGGACCCCATCCGTTGGTTGAAGCCATGATGACCTGGGTGCCCTCATGTTGGAACCATTGGGTCCAGTTGTCCTGCACGCCATGGCAATGGAGGCCCTGATCGGTCCCGTCGTCCTCAAACGGGCTTGTCACCCACAGGAAATTCCAATTGTTGGCGTTCGGTTCGATCCACATCACTCCGCCGCCGTGGGTCTGCTTCATTTGCCAGCCTGAGGAACCGTCTGTTTGAACGCAGAACACCCCGTAGCGCTTGTTGTTCCACGTGCAAGGGTACAAGTGGTAGTTTCGCGAGAGACAGACAAACGGTTGCGAGCGATCCGTCGCGGCGTTGATGACCGAGTCCGGAAGGCGGTTCACAAAATCGGTAGTCTGTTCCAGCCCCGCGAAAGCGGCCGTGCGGTTGCCGCTGGCATGGTAAGAGGGAATGCTTCCGCCGAAGTGCAGCCACATCAACTCCGGCCCGCCATAAAGCCTTTGGGTGTAGGTATCCGGATAGGTCCGGCCAGAATAGACCGCCGGGGAGCCGGCGACCCAGAAGCCGGAATACTGTGCCATGCCAACCTGGTAAGCCATGAGCGCCTTGGTGCGCAGCAAGGGGTCATCCGAGTACTTTGCCACGCCCATGAGGGGAATGAGGTTCATAGCACCGTAAGGAACCGAGGCGAACTCGCTGACGCCACTGTTGATAATCGTCGCGTACCGGTTTGCCAGCCATGCGCCATTGGCGGCGTGGCTTACGCCGTCCGAGAGGACGTCTCCATAAAGCTGCGTGCCGAAATAATGGATCGTCTTTGCCAGCAGGCTCAGGTTGGCTGTGCTTTGATTCCACAGCCCGGAACCGATGCCGAGCACTACCTGGCGAACATTGTTGCTAACGCCGGGAGTATAATAATGTCCGAAACGCATGGTGCAGTGCATGATCGAGCACCAGGGCTGGAGAAAATTCGCAGGACCCGGGTAGGGCAATTGCGGAAGATAGTTTTTCGCGCAATGATTGATGACGGTATTGCCATCTTCAATCCGGCCGCTCAAGAAAAGGATTTCCGCCGCATAACCCGGCTGATCGCTGTAATTGGCGATGATGGTATTTGTGCTGAGTGCGGCGACCGTTTCCCGCACCGCCGCTGCTCGTTGTTCGAATGTATCATAGCCCACCCCGCGCGCAGGGACGTAGGCAAGGGCCATTAGGGCCATAACCGCCCCGAGTACGCGTCTCAGACTCTCACATTGGAACTCGCCGAAGTCGGGAGCGCGGACATTCTTGTCCGCCTGGAGGTTGGCAATGCGCGCGACGGCGGACAAGAATGTCCGCGCTCCGATAACCGTCACGAATTGTCTGAAATGGTTTAACAACTTCATGGCCGCGGTTGCGATGTCGCTGGATGTGTCGTGATCGAGAAAGCGTCGATCAGCACATAGTTCGTTCCTGTGTTCACGATGCGGATGGTGTGAGGACCATCGGCCAAACCCTGGGCGCTGAATACGGGAATTCGGGCCAGGCGCGGCCAGTTTTCCAGCTTCAGGTCCACTTTGCCGCGCGGTTCGCCGTCAATAAACACCTCAGCGGTTCCCTCGTCGCTGTAGCGCTCCGTCAGCCATTCCACACCTGAGCTGTTAAAGGTCAACTCGACGGCATCTCCCGGTGACGCGCTCACGTGCACATCATCCATGAAGTCATGGTAACCGCGGTTAGTGCTGGCCTGCCAGTTGCCGAAGTAACGAACAAACGGATGGTCGTCGTTGACGAGCGTCGCGTGAGGGCGAGGACGTGTTCCAAGCACCAGCGGGATGCGCCACATCTTGTAGAGGCCGGACGGTTTGTCCTCGAACTGGCACCCTGAAGTGAACAGGGAAAGCAGCACATCATCGCCGCGCTTCTCCTGGTACTTGGCGCAGAGGTTGGGGCCGTACATGTTGCCGGTGGAAAGAAACCGATCGCTGAACGATGAAATGTAATTCCACGGCCCCCATGGGTGGGGCGCATCGTAAAACTCGTAAACGACCTCGTTCGGAGCAAACCACTTTCTCAGCGTCGGGGTGACGTGCCAGGAGACCAAGAGGTAGCGATTGAGCGCGGGGATGAACACGGGCGCTGTCCAGCCGAGCTTGCCCGGGAGGCTCAAAATGGGTTTGGCCAGGGTGATGTCGGAGCGCCATGAACCTTCGTTCATCGAGTTGCCGCCGGAATAATACTGCCAGTCAGCGGCGTTCAGTTTTGGCAGGGCGCTTCTCCGGACTCGCGCGAGAATGAAATCATCGCCGCCATTCCAAAAGCCGTTGTTCGACAGGGCGTAAACGAACTTGTCCGCCTGGTCCCGCGTCACTGAACCGCCGTTCTTGCCGAAGTGGAAGAAGCCAGGCGCGCCGAAGCGCGACCCGGGCCACATGGGAGATTTGTAATTCTCCGAGGCGCTCCGAGTCCAGGTTTGCCCGCGGTCCGTGGATTTGATCAGGCTCGCATTAAATGAAGTTTGGCGCAGGATGGGGTCCTTCGACTTATTGCCGTAAATGTTTCGGGCAACGAAGGCATAGAAGACGCCGTCCACGCATTCCTGGCCGCACACTTTCCATGTGGCGCCATCCGGTTCGGTGGCGTTTGCTTTGCCGTACTCCTCCATGGGATTGATGAGGCTGCCTTTGAGGCTCAATAGGTCCGGCCCGGTGAGTTTGTTGAAGCAAATGTTCATGGCCTGTGTGCCGAAGCCGCGGCCATCACACATGAAATGGTAAAGCTGATCGTCGTCCGCCCAGAACGGGTCGGCCGTGTCGCCATTGCTGTCGTGCCACTTTTGAAGCTGGTTCAGCTCGGGGGTGACCGAGAGGATGGGGGTGTTCACCGCATCCTCGGCGGCACTTGGGAGCGGAGTCAGAGCGGGGAAGAGCAGCGCGGCGATCAAAAACAATCTGCCAAAGCGCATATTCTTCGCGGGGGTTGGAGATTGTTGCTATCCTGTTGCATAGCGGATTCAAGGAGAACGCAGGCGGAAGAAAACCGGGTTGGAGGCTGAGTCAATGGCCATATTTGTCGAGGTGACGCGGTCAGAGCCGGGTAATGTGCTCCAGCTTCCAAGAGAGTTGGTGGTCGTCTCAAGCCACCAGCCCTCGTAATCCGACGCCCACGAGAGTCTCATCACGCCAGCAGTAGCTTGAAAAGCGATCCGTGGCGGGGTCGTAGGCGCGGTGTACGGGTAACCGAAGACCTGGAACTCGGAGGTGTTCAGCGTTCCTGCCTGTGTTTTGGTCAGGCGCAAATAGCGAAAACCGCGCGGTTTGTTGATATGTCTAAGGAACGAATTGGCATAGCCCGTTGTCTTATAGGCAAACGGCACGGCTCCCTGCTCGGCAAGCACAGTGCAGTTGGTGAACCCGGAGTCATTGGCTCCCTGCACCTCGAAATGCGCACGCGCCGCCGGCTGGTTCAGGTCGGTGCGCGCGGCAATCTCGATGCGTTGTATCACGTAGGAGGCGCCCAGGTCCACCGCCCACCAGGCGTTGGTATCGCCACTGGCCTGATGCCACATGGTGCCGTAGTTCCAATCCACCGCAGCCGAGGGCGGCATGCTCGAATGCCATTGGCTGGAAGCCCAGGCGTATTTGCCCCGAGCCAGATTTGTTCCTGCATAAATCCTGCTCAACAGGTTGGTGTAGGCGGGCGCCACACCGGCGGCATTAATGATGTCCCTCGCGGCGGCTGGAGGAGAACCCAGGGTGAATTTCGTGAAGTCGATATTGGTCGCCAGCCCCATGGTCCAGTTCACGGTCGCATCCGTGAAATTGCCAATGGCCACATTCACGTTGGTCTCATCGGTGAGATAGCGCACCCATTTGCAGCCGAGAACGCCTGACTTAATGTTGCGCACCACATTGCTGGTCCAGGTCCAACCGTAGCTGTAGTTGTCCTGGTACAGTCCGCTGACGTTGTTGTAATTGATGCCGCTGGGAACATTGAGGTTGTTGACGTCATTGGCGAGAACGTGGCTCTCGGGCCAGACCCCAAAGCTGTAGATGAAGCCTCCATCGCACTCGCCGTACCGGGTGCCTCCCATCACCATTGCGATTCGGTTGGAAGCCACCACCGTTCCGCCCCATCCGTCCGCGGGCAGATCGCGGATTTCGTTGCGCTGGTGAAATCCCATGTATTGGGCATCGGCCATGTCGTTGCGGAGCACCCGAAAGCCAAAGTGCTGGAGATTGTTCACCAAAGTGCCTCCCAGGTAGTCCATTCCGATGTTGCGAATGACGTTGTCTGCCACGATGGTGTTCGAACAGATCTCCTGGTATGGAATAGGGTCGGCCTTTGTGCTGCGTCCGCCAAGAACCGCGGCGCCGGTAAGGTCGTAAAACAGGTTGCCCTGAATGAGTGTGTCGCGCGCTCCGTTGTAAGGTTGGATGCCGCAACTGCCCTGATACCGGATGGTATTTGCCACAAACTGGATGTTCGCGGTGTTGTTTAAGACAATTTGTCCAGGGACCTCGTACCTGAAATTCTCGTTCGAGACGGGCACTATCTGCTCGGGGGGCAGCGCCGGGAACATCATTTCCGCCTGAATGCCGCCAATGAAATAGTCCCGGGGGAAGAGCCAGTTGCCGTGTTCGAAGGTGATTTCCTGGAAACGCAGGTTCCTTACCTTGTTCGAGGTGGAAGAGCCCGTAAATCTCAACAGGGTTTCAATCACGGGTGCATAGACTTCCACTGTGGTCATCTCCTCGAAGGAATACGGGTAGTAGAACACCTGTGCTGTCACGCGGTCCAGGTACCACTCGCCCGGCTCGTCCAATTCCTCAAATGCATTGACTACCATCCACCAGTTGGTGGCGGCAAAGAGGTTCGGATCGTCGCTTGGGCCCCAGCCGAACCGATCATAACACAACTGGCAATACGGCTGTTGCAGCCCCAGCTCGATGAAGCCGCTGGCGCTGTTGGTAGCAACGCTCACAATCGGGAATTCATCCACCGCATAATAAGAAATGTGTAGCAAGCGCAGGTCGCGCAGGTTGAAGTACGACTTTAAACCGTTTGTCGGGGCAAAGGCGATGCCATCGCAAGTCTGTAAGGTGGCCGGATCGTCGAAGTAATCCGCGCCCTTGATCCAGTCCGAGCTGGCGCGGCGGGCGCGCACGCCATTGACATAGAGTTGCCGGAAGTAGTCGGCGAACCCCGCGTTGGTGGGCACACTGGCGACCCAATATGATTGGCCCGGCACCGGCATCCAGCCCGTGACTGGTTTCCCGCCGGAGACCACAGCTTGCTCTCCGGGATAGGAACGGTAGGTGATGAAGAACCCGCTGGCGGCGGAATCGGCTGTGGTAAACTCAAGGGTGTTGGTCAGCTCATACCGCCCGCCGCGCAGATAGACTACAATCTCGTCCGACTGGTTCGTGTTGGCGCCCGATGAGCGGATGTGATCCCGGGCTTTGGCGACGGATTGCCAGGGCTGCGTGGCGCTGCCATGGCCGGAGACATCGTTTCCGGAGGGCGAAACGTAGAAGGCCAGTTCCGCGCGCGAGATGGTTGCCAGCAGCAAGACAAGGCCCCACAGAAACCGTGCCCAACAGCCCGAATCGGTTCTTTTGCCCCCGCTGAGGCGGGGAAGAAGCCGGGCACGACGTAAGCGAGGATAACACACGGGTTCGAAGCGCAAAGTCACTCGGGGGTTAGCCACTAACAATCTTATTCGTCCAGGGCGCGGGGTGAACGGTAGGCTTAGGGCACACGTTTAAGGCTGGCACGACGGGGTTCGAGTTCACCGAGATCTTCCTGGTAAATGTAAAGCTCACGCACGGGATTCCATGAGTGAAGGAACACCATGTTCTTGCTGGCCTTGATCCAGCGGGCCGAGCCATCAATGAAGACCTCGTTGGCTCCAGCGGGGAAGTTGCGGTTGCCATCACAGTGCGCGGGGAGCGTTGACCAACCGCTTCCGGGCCAAGTGGGGAAGCTCCAGTTAACCCCGTCGGGTCTGGCTACAAGGTCGGCTGCGAGCATCCACCCGGGCTTCGCGGTGGCGGTCTTGATTGGGCTGCAGGACTTG includes these proteins:
- a CDS encoding fibronectin type III domain-containing protein → MKLLNHFRQFVTVIGARTFLSAVARIANLQADKNVRAPDFGEFQCESLRRVLGAVMALMALAYVPARGVGYDTFEQRAAAVRETVAALSTNTIIANYSDQPGYAAEILFLSGRIEDGNTVINHCAKNYLPQLPYPGPANFLQPWCSIMHCTMRFGHYYTPGVSNNVRQVVLGIGSGLWNQSTANLSLLAKTIHYFGTQLYGDVLSDGVSHAANGAWLANRYATIINSGVSEFASVPYGAMNLIPLMGVAKYSDDPLLRTKALMAYQVGMAQYSGFWVAGSPAVYSGRTYPDTYTQRLYGGPELMWLHFGGSIPSYHASGNRTAAFAGLEQTTDFVNRLPDSVINAATDRSQPFVCLSRNYHLYPCTWNNKRYGVFCVQTDGSSGWQMKQTHGGGVMWIEPNANNWNFLWVTSPFEDDGTDQGLHCHGVQDNWTQWFQHEGTQVIMASTNGWGPNFYPYLLCFVPGSYQAVINDSRTDGRLYLAYNNNVLIAISAMEPFAWDLSTVPFTQYSAYKQGDSEFRVYKNAANGMAGMALETALPEEFPGNTPQERLAAFRAAILQRGPPVLTGSNQQTIVYTDRFGNTLQKTLAGDSFVNGTNVNIARKYNCPQLQNPWMSQPVGGELSVRDGTNAVFYDSRNWVIAQGKDFGLRGSAVDNRAVLYWKNPGLGQAGWTIEISEDNTSFSTLANLDGNATSYTNTQAEQSWFCYRIKPAGSAWPSNYYSAPVPVRTYPRTPSTLRATAQSDTSIRLTWIDVSKTEASYIIEWSADGGNNWYNYWSAPANSSSYTVSNLANAAGHFFRVGAIDPSNSNYRSYSTPAGTRALAALSGTSVSMPALFTAMTGSSNSVILSWVNLASDASRIVVERSPDAANWTVLANNLAPTSTSYTNSGLGSGSTFYYRIKCGKGATDSAYTDALASSALSLVSPSGLAATSVSSSTIQLSWTNNAAGASDLRVERSTDSVVWTTSTTAVPPDSTAWSDCGLSEGTLYYYRTRSAFGTNASPPSAVASANTKLGTPLSICVYSNSAVRATVYWLDNSQSETSYSVERWDNINGWVILAASLPANTISYVDNSFNTSTAYFYRVKAANSSNSSDYSEPAAPDTKYIWLQAPTAATATAVSDTEVQLTWTDNAVTATANRIARTADGLNWLVVATVPPCWSGFTGHTYTDSTLDENIRYTFAIQAVGGVNLSAAAAASALTKLHPPAKFTALSVTSSQNDLSWVNQSQVAEAIKLERSPDNSTWTTISTTLSPTTTNYSDSGLLQASYYYRLTATVSTNTSPAVLAQCSALLAQTPAYLTASTSDTNRILLTWLDVAANETAYSVERSPNGSSNWSVLTVGLPPNTQSYLDQAPLVATNYYRVRCQASGGAWGAYSAIVRGTCVLPPPPPTIAIAGLSNNQPMLLVEGAVGFTYTFEGSTNLLDWDNLYSTVPSASPFGWTDTNATSYAQRFYRVLRSP
- a CDS encoding discoidin domain-containing protein, with protein sequence MLLATISRAELAFYVSPSGNDVSGHGSATQPWQSVAKARDHIRSSGANTNQSDEIVVYLRGGRYELTNTLEFTTADSAASGFFITYRSYPGEQAVVSGGKPVTGWMPVPGQSYWVASVPTNAGFADYFRQLYVNGVRARRASSDWIKGADYFDDPATLQTCDGIAFAPTNGLKSYFNLRDLRLLHISYYAVDEFPIVSVATNSASGFIELGLQQPYCQLCYDRFGWGPSDDPNLFAATNWWMVVNAFEELDEPGEWYLDRVTAQVFYYPYSFEEMTTVEVYAPVIETLLRFTGSSTSNKVRNLRFQEITFEHGNWLFPRDYFIGGIQAEMMFPALPPEQIVPVSNENFRYEVPGQIVLNNTANIQFVANTIRYQGSCGIQPYNGARDTLIQGNLFYDLTGAAVLGGRSTKADPIPYQEICSNTIVADNVIRNIGMDYLGGTLVNNLQHFGFRVLRNDMADAQYMGFHQRNEIRDLPADGWGGTVVASNRIAMVMGGTRYGECDGGFIYSFGVWPESHVLANDVNNLNVPSGINYNNVSGLYQDNYSYGWTWTSNVVRNIKSGVLGCKWVRYLTDETNVNVAIGNFTDATVNWTMGLATNIDFTKFTLGSPPAAARDIINAAGVAPAYTNLLSRIYAGTNLARGKYAWASSQWHSSMPPSAAVDWNYGTMWHQASGDTNAWWAVDLGASYVIQRIEIAARTDLNQPAARAHFEVQGANDSGFTNCTVLAEQGAVPFAYKTTGYANSFLRHINKPRGFRYLRLTKTQAGTLNTSEFQVFGYPYTAPTTPPRIAFQATAGVMRLSWASDYEGWWLETTTNSLGSWSTLPGSDRVTSTNMAIDSASNPVFFRLRSP